The following coding sequences lie in one Gadus morhua chromosome 20, gadMor3.0, whole genome shotgun sequence genomic window:
- the mitd1 gene encoding MIT domain-containing protein 1 gives MTQNHVTGMEASAVSVLKRAVELDQGARFQESLVCYQEGIQLLMDVLKAVKDDPKKVHYRGKIKGYMERAEQIKVHVNQLKEDGKYHEQIKISEDATGYSYGMLFKPYISSALSEVWVEDPYIRHIHQLYNFLRFCEMLLKADCQVKTIHLLTSQDEVDSGQQNTALAEVKQSLQTQGVSLDLQYSSTIHDREIRFDNGWIIKIGRGLDYFKKSKGRFSVGYCDYDLRQCHETTVDIFHTKHTKKLGDVM, from the exons ATGACACAAAATCACGTTACTGGGATGGAGGCATCTGCTGTCTCTGTCCTTAAGCGTGCTGTTGAGCTGGACCAGGGTGCTCGTTTTCAAGAGTCCCTTGTCTGTTATCAGGAGGGCATACAGTTGCTTATGGACGTCCTGAAAG CCGTCAAAGATGACCCAAAGAAAGTGCACTACAGGGGGAAAATCAAGGGCTACATGGAAAGAGCGGAGCAGATCAAAGTTCACGTGAACCAACTTAAAGAGG ATGGTAAATACCACGAGCAGATCAAAATATCTGAGGATGCCACAGGTTACAGCTATGGGATGTTATTCAAGCCCTACATAAGCAGTGCTCTCTCAGAGGTCTGGGTAGAAGATCCCTACATCCGACACATCCATCAG TTGTACAACTTCCTCCGCTTCTGTGAGATGTTGCTGAAAGCCGACTGCCAAGTGAAAACAATCCACCTGCTTACGTCCCAGGATGAA GTGGACAGTGGCCAGCAGAACACTGCCCTGGCCGAGGTAAAGCAGAGTCTTCAGACTCAAGGAGTATCCCTGGACCTTCAGTACTCCTCCACCATCCATGACAGAGAGATCAG GTTTGACAACGGCTGGATCATCAAGATAGGAAGAGGACTTGACTACTTTAAGAAATCTAAG GGCCGCTTTTCCGTTGGATATTGTGACTATGATCTCAGGCAGTGCCATGAGACCACAGTGGACATTtttcacaccaaacacacaaagaaactaGGAGACGTTATGTGA
- the mrpl30 gene encoding large ribosomal subunit protein uL30m: MSLLCRCLALPFKILTQGPVYQTPLLTSIRTRFTKSRIPSALFEERSKEHLKYGGDPTQPHKLHIVIRVKSTKRRPYWEKKLIKDLGLEKGQIPVVHKNTPAVNSLLKYVKHLVSIQPLKTPYGLPAEEDMADSYINSKGELIVRRLLKPIEPKAIES; the protein is encoded by the exons ATGTCACTCTTGTGCCGCTGTCTAGCTTTACCGTTCAAG ATCTTGACACAAGGCCCTGTATATCAAACCCCTTTACTTACATCGATTCGGACCAGATTTACCAAATCACGGATTCCTAGTGCG CTATTTGAAGAGAGGTCCAAAGAACATTTGAAATATGGGGGTGATCCAACTCAACCCCATAAACTTCACATAGTGATACGTGTGAAGAGTACAAAGAGACGTCCATACTGGGAGAAGAAACTGATTAAAGACCTTGGTCTTGAAAAG GGACAAATCCCTGTtgttcacaaaaacacacctgcAGTCAATAGCCTGTTGAAGTACGTCAAGCATCTTGTGAG CATACAGCCACTCAAGACACCGTATGGACTCCCTGCTGAAGAAGACATGGCAGACTCGTACATCAACAGCAAAGGAGAGTTGATTGTGCGACGCCTCCTCAAGCCAATAGAGCCCAAGGCTATTGAATCTTAG
- the cracdla gene encoding acrosomal protein KIAA1210 isoform X1: protein MESWTVEHSPEDIPGRKKSKLKILKSRLFKRSRKEDEGRAKLSQSTSDITAGKGIDSEEDVACSEIMLASRALSHESIFVADEVLADPEPSRVLSQENVHTKIKALQMKLQQQKLHLGPPSSGLSLKRPDHLARASASESASQEALNKEILQPSAQPLSPAHNKSPTRFVAPMASPSAPTAVLLTSPTTAADLPSDFSSPAKVASSLDTSAARHRMSVKPRNQRASTKRQRAYVSPLSNLTNDMNHPALEEETSFPAETESAMSSHSIQIPQSEPEGVNISLTPQGLHLNPLEAEAIKQEAQAASQPERSDTTPQLLGAKSLHPVDLKHRQQPAVTTEGSKLERLADLGIQAVFHAKSNEFISTGLKVKNLESEHSSQEVSTTSLSPSFGPVGSFRSSSLNQHGMTQPMAEVTQREGQGSGPFNLSSVKGQVGERPRSSSFVAHGVTSFKGRSETMVKSFTSNVNQSQGQGFQKKMQEEEDLGDIQQQRVAGIAKDGEVKDKGEFNSLERRVTFKKRKSAQLPKQAAIMTGALAGIEGSQEGVEESVDAEEVLEDQGTGAFGVKLRSTSLSLRYRTESSASSVQPNSTEMASSAPVLIPGHPTSASFCSGEKGDKRIIGDIESDRSSVHRRGTRPWSFRHAGVTAAQPTFSSLRDKANHTKQAEVSVSTSETLDMSLNTKDVENTEDTLQGQTASQSAPQSAPADVSWMSMAMEKTRSLFSSMPRDFTGMQSNARQPTPAQLTNQGQNSLQFQTDKDIQSQAQLASQTHGVAQQHDMPQIQATSQPLTEAMKPTVIKALTSAQTVQHSQVSPTVEQNIPLNVSERPHMQNTSPISKQAHNMPFQPTLAQPIIPSSTNAASPMFAAPSLRPVTQMESMPESAPGSNPYSFAQANVSYGQPTTAQEPSRGGGLQYSNQFKPMTSAPTSSNNAPSPAKAPALATQGGAAEDGAAQSGRRTAWQTSVGERAAFPEYRTEGGTTHGFKVDQSKTQTNTESSVDSLNNILINKDTTSERRPGGQLAESIPAKILGRLADNEEKKARHRMQTSATPSSSATPSSPLQSESVRSQPSWMELAKRKSMAWSDKTMETF from the exons ATGGAGTCCTGGACAGTAGAACACAGCCCTGAAGATATTCCAG GGAGGAAGAAGTCTAAGCTGAAGATTCTGAAATCTCGACTGTTCAAGAGATCCAGAAAGGAAGATGAAGGCCGCGCCAAACTCAGCCAGTCTACCAGTGACATCACAGCTGGGAAGGGAATTGATTCAGAGGAAGATGTAGC GTGCTCCGAGATAATGCTTGCGTCAAGAGCATTGTCCCATGAAAGCATCTTTGTGGCAGACGAGGTCCTGGCCGACCCAGAACCCTCCAGGGTGCTGTCCCAGGAGAATGTCCACACCAAGATCAAAGCTCTTCAG ATGAAGCTTCAGCAGCAGAAGTTGCACTTGGGGCCCCCCTCCAGTGGTCTGTCGCTAAAACGTCCGGACCACCTGGCCAGGGCTTCTGCTAGTGAATCTGCGTCACAGGAAGCTCTCAATAAG GAAATATTGCAGCCTTCCGCACAACCTCTGTCTCCTGCCCACAATAAGTCACCTACCAGATTTGTGGCTCCCATGGCATCTCCTTCTGCACCTACTGCTGTTCTGCTGACCTCACCTACTACTGCTGCTGACCTTCCTTCAGACTTCAGCAGCCCTGCCAAGGTTGCTTCCTCTCTGGATACTTCTGCTGCACGCCACCGCATGTCCGTCAAGCCAAGGAACCAGAGGGCCAGCACTAAACGACAGAGA GCATATGTCAGTCCTCTTTCAAACCTGACAAATGACATGAATCATCCAGCATTGGAAGAGGAAACTAGTTTTCCTGCTGAAACGGAGTCTGCAATGTCCTCCCACTCAATTCAGATCCCACAATCAGAACCAGAGGGGGTCAACATCTCGCTTACACCCCAGGGTCTCCATTTAAATCCACTGGAGGCTGAGGCCATCAAACAAGAGGCACAAGCAGCATCACAACCAGAAAGATCTGATACAACCCCTCAGCTTCTCGGAGCTAAATCTCTCCATCCCGTTGATCTAAAGCATCGGCAACAGCCTGCTGTTACGACAGAAGGGAGCAAACTAGAGCGTCTTGCCGACCTAGGAATACAGGCTGTATTCCATGCCAAAAGCAATGAATTCATCTCAACTGGGCTGAAGGTTAAAAATCTTGAGAGTGAGCACAGCTCCCAAGAAGTGTCTACGACGTCCCTCTCACCCAGCTTTGGCCCAGTTGGGTCTTTCAGGTCTTCCTCTTTGAACCAACATGGTATGACTCAGCCAATGGCTGAGGTCACACAGAGAGAAGGCCAAGGTTCAGGGCCTTTCAACTTGTCTTCTGTAAAAGGACAAGTTGGAGAACGGCCTCGGTCAAGCAGCTTTGTGGCACATGGTGTAACCAGTTTCAAGGGTAGATCAGAAACAATGGTGAAGTCCTTCACCTCAAATGTCAACCAGTCACAGGGACAAGGATTTCAGAAGAAAatgcaggaagaggaagatttAGGAGATATACAGCAACAAAGAGTTGCCGGAATAGCTAAGGATGGAGAAGTTAAAGACAAAGGTGAATTTAATTCCTTGGAAAGGAGGGTGAccttcaaaaaaagaaaatcagcACAACTTCCAAAACAAGCAGCCATTATGACAGGAGCCTTAGCAGGGATAGAGGGCAGTCAGGAGGGGGTAGAGGAATCTGTGGATGcagaggaggtcctggaggatCAAGGGACAGGAGCCTTTGGCGTGAAGCTTCGCTCCACATCTCTGTCTTTAAGATACCGCACTGAAAGTTCTGCCTCCAGTGTTCAACCGAACAGCACAGAGATGGCATCGTCTGCCCCGGTGCTAATACCCGGTCACCCTACCTCGGCCTCCTTTTGTTCTGGGGAAAAAGGTGACAAGAGAATCATAGGGGATATAGAATCTGACCGTTCAAGTGTCCATCGAAGAGGCACAAGGCCATGGTCTTTCCGACATGCTG GTGTAACTGCCGCCCAGCCTACTTTCTCAAGCCTTCGAGATAAAGCCAATCACACAAAGCAGGCAGAAGTGTCTGTATCTACTTCAGAGACACTGGACATGTCTTTAAACACCAAGGATGTAGAAAACACTGAAGATACCCTGCAGGGTCAAACGGCCTCACAGTCAGCCCCCCAGTCAGCCCCAGCAGATGTGTCTTGGATGAGCATGGCCATGGAGAAAACAAGAAGCCTGTTCAGTAGTATGCCCAGAGATTTCACAGGCATGCAAAGTAATGCCCGGCAGCCGACCCCAGCACAGCTAACAAATCAGGGCCAGAATAGCTTACAATTTCAGACAGATAAGGATATTCAGTCGCAGGCACAACttgcatcacaaacacatggtgTAGCGCAGCAACATGATATGCCACAGATACAGGCCACAAGTCAACCATTAACTGAGGCAATGAAACCAACGGTAATCAAAGCATTGACCTCAGCGCAGACTGTCCAGCATTCTCAAGTGTCACCTACAGTGGAACAGAATATCCCACTAAATGTCTCTGAAAGACCACATATGCAAAATACTTCACCGATCTCAAAGCAAGCCCATAATATGCCATTTCAACCCACCTTAGCTCAGCCAATCATACCGTCCAGCACAAATGCTGCGTCTCCTATGTTCGCAGCCCCCTCCTTACGGCCTGTCACACAAATGGAGAGTATGCCTGAATCTGCTCCAGGCAGCAATCCTTATTCTTTTGCCCAGGCAAACGTATCTTATGGCCAGCCAACCACAGCCCAGGAGCCATCCAGGGGTGGGGGTCTCCAGTATAGCAACCAATTCAAACCAATGACCTCTGCCCCAACCTCCTCAAACAATGCTCCATCCCCAGCCAAAGCCCCAGCCTTAGCCACCCAAGGAGGAGCAGCTGAAGATGGAGCTGCCCAGTCAGGGAGGAGGACAGCGTGGCAGACCTCTGTTGGGGAGAGGGCTGCCTTCCCCGAGTACCGCACAGAGGGAGGTACCACACATGGTTTCAAG GTGGATCAAagtaaaacacagacaaacactgaaTCATCCGTAGATTCCCTCAACAACATACTTATAAATAAGGACACCACATCtgagaggagaccaggaggacaaCTTGCAG AGTCAATCCCAGCCAAGATACTAGGCCGGCTTGCTGACAATGAAGAGAAAAAGGCCAGACATCGGATGCAGACCTCGGCAACACCGTCTTCCTCTGCTACACCATCATCTCCACTCCAGTCTGAATCGGTCAGAAGTCAGCCATCTTGGATGGAACTAGCCAAAAGAAAGTCAATGGCATGGAGTGATAAAACAATGGAAACGTTCTAA
- the txndc9 gene encoding thioredoxin domain-containing protein 9: MAGGQTMDILAKVLEQSAKLMEEKVDEQLNKLDRMDDDELDKLKERRLEALKKAQKQKQDWLSKGHGEYREIPSEKDFFGEVKESKNVVCHFYRDSTFRCKIVDKHLAILAKKHVETKFIKLNVEKAPFLSERLHIKVIPTMALLIDGITKDFIVGFGDLGNTDEFSTEMLEWRLGCTDVINYSGNRMEPPSMTKRPGTKFTKVEKKTIRGKGYDSDSDSEDD, from the exons ATGGCAGGTGGACAGACCATGGATATACTAGCAAAGGTGCTTGAGCAGTCAGCCAAGttgatggaggagaaggtggatgAGCAGTTGAACAAGCTGGATCGTATGGATGACGACGAACTGGATAAACTGAAGGAAAGGAGACTGGAGGCACTCAAAAAAGCTCAGAAACAGAAGCAG gaCTGGCTGTCCAAAGGCCATGGCGAATACAGAGAAATACCCAGCGAGAAAGACTTTTTTGGGGAGGTAAAGGAGAGCAAGAATGTGGTCTGCCATTTCTACAGAGACTCCACCTTCAG ATGTAAAATTGTCGACAAGCACCTTGCCATCTTGGCCAAGAAGCATGTTGAAACAAAATTTATCAAGCTGAATGTGGAGAAGGCCCCCTTCTTGTCTGAGAGGCTGCATATCAAGGTGATCCCCACCATGGCCCTGCTGATAGATGGGATAACCAAGGACTTCATTGTCGGCTTCGGTGATCTTGGAAACACAGATGAGTTCTCCACAGAGATGCTGGAGTGGAGACTTGGCTGCACAGATGTTATTAATTACAg TGGTAATCGCATGGAGCCTCCTTCAATGACAAAGAGACCAGGAACAAAGTTCACAAAGGTGGAGAAGAAGACCATAAGAGGGAAAGGTTATGACTCTGACTCTGATTCTGAAGATGACTGA
- the cracdla gene encoding acrosomal protein KIAA1210 isoform X2, whose translation MESWTVEHSPEDIPGRKKSKLKILKSRLFKRSRKEDEGRAKLSQSTSDITAGKGIDSEEDVACSEIMLASRALSHESIFVADEVLADPEPSRVLSQENVHTKIKALQMKLQQQKLHLGPPSSGLSLKRPDHLARASASESASQEALNKEILQPSAQPLSPAHNKSPTRFVAPMASPSAPTAVLLTSPTTAADLPSDFSSPAKVASSLDTSAARHRMSVKPRNQRASTKRQRAYVSPLSNLTNDMNHPALEEETSFPAETESAMSSHSIQIPQSEPEGVNISLTPQGLHLNPLEAEAIKQEAQAASQPERSDTTPQLLGAKSLHPVDLKHRQQPAVTTEGSKLERLADLGIQAVFHAKSNEFISTGLKVKNLESEHSSQEVSTTSLSPSFGPVGSFRSSSLNQHGMTQPMAEVTQREGQGSGPFNLSSVKGQVGERPRSSSFVAHGVTSFKGRSETMVKSFTSNVNQSQGQGFQKKMQEEEDLGDIQQQRVAGIAKDGEVKDKGEFNSLERRVTFKKRKSAQLPKQAAIMTGALAGIEGSQEGVEESVDAEEVLEDQGTGAFGVKLRSTSLSLRYRTESSASSVQPNSTEMASSAPVLIPGHPTSASFCSGEKGDKRIIGDIESDRSSVHRRGTRPWSFRHAGVTAAQPTFSSLRDKANHTKQAEVSVSTSETLDMSLNTKDVENTEDTLQGQTASQSAPQSAPADVSWMSMAMEKTRSLFSSMPRDFTGMQSNARQPTPAQLTNQGQNSLQFQTDKDIQSQAQLASQTHGVAQQHDMPQIQATSQPLTEAMKPTVIKALTSAQTVQHSQVSPTVEQNIPLNVSERPHMQNTSPISKQAHNMPFQPTLAQPIIPSSTNAASPMFAAPSLRPVTQMESMPESAPGSNPYSFAQANVSYGQPTTAQEPSRGGGLQYSNQFKPMTSAPTSSNNAPSPAKAPALATQGGAAEDGAAQSGRRTAWQTSVGERAAFPEYRTEGGGSK comes from the exons ATGGAGTCCTGGACAGTAGAACACAGCCCTGAAGATATTCCAG GGAGGAAGAAGTCTAAGCTGAAGATTCTGAAATCTCGACTGTTCAAGAGATCCAGAAAGGAAGATGAAGGCCGCGCCAAACTCAGCCAGTCTACCAGTGACATCACAGCTGGGAAGGGAATTGATTCAGAGGAAGATGTAGC GTGCTCCGAGATAATGCTTGCGTCAAGAGCATTGTCCCATGAAAGCATCTTTGTGGCAGACGAGGTCCTGGCCGACCCAGAACCCTCCAGGGTGCTGTCCCAGGAGAATGTCCACACCAAGATCAAAGCTCTTCAG ATGAAGCTTCAGCAGCAGAAGTTGCACTTGGGGCCCCCCTCCAGTGGTCTGTCGCTAAAACGTCCGGACCACCTGGCCAGGGCTTCTGCTAGTGAATCTGCGTCACAGGAAGCTCTCAATAAG GAAATATTGCAGCCTTCCGCACAACCTCTGTCTCCTGCCCACAATAAGTCACCTACCAGATTTGTGGCTCCCATGGCATCTCCTTCTGCACCTACTGCTGTTCTGCTGACCTCACCTACTACTGCTGCTGACCTTCCTTCAGACTTCAGCAGCCCTGCCAAGGTTGCTTCCTCTCTGGATACTTCTGCTGCACGCCACCGCATGTCCGTCAAGCCAAGGAACCAGAGGGCCAGCACTAAACGACAGAGA GCATATGTCAGTCCTCTTTCAAACCTGACAAATGACATGAATCATCCAGCATTGGAAGAGGAAACTAGTTTTCCTGCTGAAACGGAGTCTGCAATGTCCTCCCACTCAATTCAGATCCCACAATCAGAACCAGAGGGGGTCAACATCTCGCTTACACCCCAGGGTCTCCATTTAAATCCACTGGAGGCTGAGGCCATCAAACAAGAGGCACAAGCAGCATCACAACCAGAAAGATCTGATACAACCCCTCAGCTTCTCGGAGCTAAATCTCTCCATCCCGTTGATCTAAAGCATCGGCAACAGCCTGCTGTTACGACAGAAGGGAGCAAACTAGAGCGTCTTGCCGACCTAGGAATACAGGCTGTATTCCATGCCAAAAGCAATGAATTCATCTCAACTGGGCTGAAGGTTAAAAATCTTGAGAGTGAGCACAGCTCCCAAGAAGTGTCTACGACGTCCCTCTCACCCAGCTTTGGCCCAGTTGGGTCTTTCAGGTCTTCCTCTTTGAACCAACATGGTATGACTCAGCCAATGGCTGAGGTCACACAGAGAGAAGGCCAAGGTTCAGGGCCTTTCAACTTGTCTTCTGTAAAAGGACAAGTTGGAGAACGGCCTCGGTCAAGCAGCTTTGTGGCACATGGTGTAACCAGTTTCAAGGGTAGATCAGAAACAATGGTGAAGTCCTTCACCTCAAATGTCAACCAGTCACAGGGACAAGGATTTCAGAAGAAAatgcaggaagaggaagatttAGGAGATATACAGCAACAAAGAGTTGCCGGAATAGCTAAGGATGGAGAAGTTAAAGACAAAGGTGAATTTAATTCCTTGGAAAGGAGGGTGAccttcaaaaaaagaaaatcagcACAACTTCCAAAACAAGCAGCCATTATGACAGGAGCCTTAGCAGGGATAGAGGGCAGTCAGGAGGGGGTAGAGGAATCTGTGGATGcagaggaggtcctggaggatCAAGGGACAGGAGCCTTTGGCGTGAAGCTTCGCTCCACATCTCTGTCTTTAAGATACCGCACTGAAAGTTCTGCCTCCAGTGTTCAACCGAACAGCACAGAGATGGCATCGTCTGCCCCGGTGCTAATACCCGGTCACCCTACCTCGGCCTCCTTTTGTTCTGGGGAAAAAGGTGACAAGAGAATCATAGGGGATATAGAATCTGACCGTTCAAGTGTCCATCGAAGAGGCACAAGGCCATGGTCTTTCCGACATGCTG GTGTAACTGCCGCCCAGCCTACTTTCTCAAGCCTTCGAGATAAAGCCAATCACACAAAGCAGGCAGAAGTGTCTGTATCTACTTCAGAGACACTGGACATGTCTTTAAACACCAAGGATGTAGAAAACACTGAAGATACCCTGCAGGGTCAAACGGCCTCACAGTCAGCCCCCCAGTCAGCCCCAGCAGATGTGTCTTGGATGAGCATGGCCATGGAGAAAACAAGAAGCCTGTTCAGTAGTATGCCCAGAGATTTCACAGGCATGCAAAGTAATGCCCGGCAGCCGACCCCAGCACAGCTAACAAATCAGGGCCAGAATAGCTTACAATTTCAGACAGATAAGGATATTCAGTCGCAGGCACAACttgcatcacaaacacatggtgTAGCGCAGCAACATGATATGCCACAGATACAGGCCACAAGTCAACCATTAACTGAGGCAATGAAACCAACGGTAATCAAAGCATTGACCTCAGCGCAGACTGTCCAGCATTCTCAAGTGTCACCTACAGTGGAACAGAATATCCCACTAAATGTCTCTGAAAGACCACATATGCAAAATACTTCACCGATCTCAAAGCAAGCCCATAATATGCCATTTCAACCCACCTTAGCTCAGCCAATCATACCGTCCAGCACAAATGCTGCGTCTCCTATGTTCGCAGCCCCCTCCTTACGGCCTGTCACACAAATGGAGAGTATGCCTGAATCTGCTCCAGGCAGCAATCCTTATTCTTTTGCCCAGGCAAACGTATCTTATGGCCAGCCAACCACAGCCCAGGAGCCATCCAGGGGTGGGGGTCTCCAGTATAGCAACCAATTCAAACCAATGACCTCTGCCCCAACCTCCTCAAACAATGCTCCATCCCCAGCCAAAGCCCCAGCCTTAGCCACCCAAGGAGGAGCAGCTGAAGATGGAGCTGCCCAGTCAGGGAGGAGGACAGCGTGGCAGACCTCTGTTGGGGAGAGGGCTGCCTTCCCCGAGTACCGCACAGAGGGAG GTGGATCAAagtaa
- the creg2 gene encoding protein CREG2, giving the protein MGHQYLSLAIFFSSLCFCRTYTIRNSVSWAVSPKDVVVEEELDALSEEVSPSLLRDNVVLWKQAYPPQGLVEGAESTGERIKSENENVDTVSSHVFSYRVGEVKEPGNVDPPPHEETARTARYIAHYSDWGHLSTISTQEKIKGYPFGNIFSVSDGPFENSTGVIYFYVTAMDNSVADLRSNPNASFTISESEGEYCRKMIYDPEDPRCARLTLTGKMVDVGPEELEFAKEAVFSRHPIMGKWPVGHKWFFMKLELVQVWLQNWFGGVSSIPVEDYFRATPFSKKN; this is encoded by the exons ATGGGGCACCAGTACCTTTCTTTGGCAATATTTTTCAGTAGCCTGTGTTTCTGTCGGACCTATACCATCAGAAACTCTGTTTCATGGGCGGTATCTCCCAAAGACGTTGTAGTGGAAGAAGAACTAGATGCCTTATCCGAAGAGGTTTCCCCTTCATTACTGAGAGACAATGTTGTGTTATGGAAGCAGGCCTATCCACCTCAGGGGCTAGTGGAGGGCGCTGAAAGCACCGGAGAACGGATCAAATCCGAGAACGAAAACGTGGACACGGTTTCGTCGCATGTATTTTCTTATCGGGTGGGAGAAGTCAAAGAGCCGGGTAATGTCGACCCTCCGCCGCATGAAGAGACCGCTAGAACGGCCAGATACATCGCTCATTACAGTGACTGGGGACATCTTTCTACCATCTCAACTCAAGAAAAG ATTAAGGGTTACCCCTTTGGCAACATCTTCTCTGTGAGCGATGGACCATTTGAGAACAGTACTGGAGTGATCTATTTCTATGTCACTGCAATGGATAACTCTGTGGCAGACCTGAGAAGCAATCCCAATGCATCGTTTACCATCTCAGAGTCTGAAGGAGAATATTGCAG GAAAATGATATATGATCCTGAAGATCCAAGATGTGCTCGATTGACGTTAACGGGGAAGATGGTGGATGTGGGCCCAGAGGAACTGGAGTTTGCGAAGGAAGCAGTGTTTTCAAG ACATCCTATAATGGGAAAATGGCCAGTGGGACACAAGTGGTTCTTCATGAAGCTCGAGTTGGTCCAGGTCTGGCTACAGAATTGGTTCGGAGGAGTCTCAAGCATACCAGTCGAAGATTACTTCAGAGCTACCCCTTTCTCTAAGAAAAACTGA